The Chloroflexota bacterium genomic interval GGGTAGCAGCGTTGGGCTTCCCTGCGGGAGGCAGATTGCGGACCCTGGAGGTCGAGGTGGGTGATCGGGTGGCGACGGACGCATTGCTGGCCCAACTTGATGCCGTTGCGGCAGAAGCGACCGTGGCCCAGGCCCGGGCGGCTCTCTTGAGGACAGAGGCGTTGCTGGCCGAACTGCAGGCTGGCGCGCGACCCCAGGAGATCGCGGCAGCCCAGGCACGGTTGGAGACCGTTCAGGCTCACCTGACGCAACTCAACGAAGGTGCCCGGGCTGAGGAGATCGCCGCGGCTGAGGCGAACCTGGCTGCGGCCGAGGCAAGGCTTCAGCAGCTATTCAGCGGGCCGCGGGAGGCGGAGCGCATCCAGGCCCAGGCGGCGCTCTCCAACGCGGAGGCGGCGCGCCAGCAGGCTCAGGCCGCCTATGATCAGGTGGCCTGGCGGTCCGACGTGGGGACGCTGGCTGAGAGCCGCCAGTTACAGGAAGCGACCAACAACTACGAGGCTGCCCAGGCTCGCTACGACGCCTTGTTCGCCGATCCCGATGCCGACGACGCGGCAGCAGTTCGGGCGGAGATCCAACAAGCCCAGGCTGCATTGGACGGCTTACAGGCATCTGCCACGGCAGGACAGATCGCTGAGGCCGAGGCGCAGGTGCGGGCGGCTCAGGCGGAACTGGATTTGCTCGCAGCGGGCGCCCGGGCGGAGAGTATAACGGTTGCCCAGGCCGTAGTAGCTGAAGCCGAAGCGGCCGTGCAACGGGCTGAGGCCGATCTGGCCAATTCGCAGTTGCGCGCGCCCTTTTCCGGCACCATTTCAGCGCTGGAAGGCAATCCTGGCGAGATGGTCTTGCCCGGTCAGACTGTGTTGACCGTAGCTGACCTGGAGCATCTCCAGGCGGAAACCACCGACCTCAGCGAGCGGGATGTGGGCCGGGTTTCGGTGGACAAGCCGGCCACTGTTTTTGTGAAGGCGTTGAACAGCCAAGTGCCAGGCCGGGTGCTGCGGATTGCGCCTCAGGCCAGTATCATCGGCGGGGATGTAGTTTACACCGTCGTGATTGAACTCGACGGGCAACCGGCCGACCTTCGCTGGGGAATGAGCGTGGATGTGGAGATACACGAAGAGTGAAGTGGTGGTTGATGGGGGGACAGGTAGGCAGGGAAACAAGTGAAGCGGCGGGCCGACCAAAACCGACCTGCCGCTTTCGTTTGTGCATTTCGTAGGACGCGTCTCGATACCTATAGGTGCAAGTGTTGGAAATTGCCCTCTGCCATTAACAATTGATCATTGACCACTGGCAATTGACAATTTGGTCGTCTGCCGCCCTACCAGCTGTGACAGCAATCGGTGTGGTGGGGCATAGGCGGCACGCAGCCGCCGGCCGGCCGGTTCTTGAACACCACCGGGTTCTGGGCGCCGGGCGGGGCGTATTGGTCGAGAGTGAGGTACATGCCGGCAGGAGTGACCGGGATCCACCCCGGCTTCAGCCATTCTGTGATGTACCAGGTACCGGGCGTAACGGTGAAAAACACCGTGCCTGAGGCGTCAGTTGTACCCGTCTGTGGATGGACAAAGGGATCGTTGTAGGGGGTGAAGGTGATGTCCCATCCTTCTCCCCGGGCAACGGTGCCGTCCGCTTGATCCTCCCATTTGATAGCGGGAATGTCGAAAAGGCGCCTGATCTTGAAGACAATGCGGTAGGCGCACTCCTGGGCTTCAAGGTGGGTTGGACCGGTCTCGGCTACACCGGAACGTTCCGCCAGGGGGATGATGCTGTCCCAATCGGTGGGAAGCTGAAGCACGAAGTTCCAATCGCCTGGCTCCAGCCCCTCAAATCGAAAATAGCCATCGGCGCCCACAGGAACCACGGCGGTGGCACCCTGGCTGTTCTCAGCGCATATGAACAGCTCGGGGGAAGTGCGAGTCCCGTCCACGGGCCGCTCCCGATGGTTGATCACCCACCCGTCAACCGAGACCGTGCCGTTGGATGCTTGCTTCTCATACGAAGTGGCGATGGTTTCGCCTGCGTACGCATCCTGACATCCCCCGGGTTGCTGCAGAAGATGGGATGCGGCGAAGGCAGCGCTACCGGTCGTCAAAAAAAGGGCGACGACAAGAACCAGTACGGCGAGCGTGCGGTGTTTTGCTTTCATGGCTGCTCCTCCTTTCCATCTACCATTATCGATTATCAACGGTTAATTGTCAACTGCTGTCCCATTTTCCTTCTAACGCCAATGCTAACGCATCCCTAGCGACTGCCTGGTAGAGTGTAGGCAGCTGATTCAGGAATGGTTTGAGCCAACTGGCGGTTCAGAGGAGGAAATGGTATGTACAGCATCTGGCACAAGATCCCGCGAACGACGATCGCAACGATCGCAGGTTTTCTGATTGTCATTGCCCTTTTGCCGGGCAGTGCTGCAATCGTCACGGCAATAGGCCATCCGGCCGCCTCTCAGGAGGCCACCTGCCCGTCGCGGAACAGGCTGGCGGTGAACGAGGGCGTCGAACTCCGCGATGTTTCGTCGGCAGACCTGCGAAGCGGACCCGGATTGGATGCCACATTAGCGCGTGACGGGCGCAGCCGATCGTCTTTGAAAATTCAGGCCAGGGAGATATGGTATGTGCTTGAAGGCCCCGTATGTCGGGATGGCGTGAACTGGTGGAAGCTTGGTCTGCGAAACACTGTCGGCTGGGTGAGCGAGGGCAACTCTATTGCCGGCTACCGCCTAACGCCCGTGGGGCTTCACAGCGGCGGTGTGAGGCATACTGCCAGCATGGCTGTCTGTGGATCGGGCGATCACTGGAATCTCCGCG includes:
- a CDS encoding HlyD family efflux transporter periplasmic adaptor subunit — translated: MTGRRWLIAVLTLIAISAGCTQQETPTPLPSATPIPAIAINPVDGSARASGEIVPARVAALGFPAGGRLRTLEVEVGDRVATDALLAQLDAVAAEATVAQARAALLRTEALLAELQAGARPQEIAAAQARLETVQAHLTQLNEGARAEEIAAAEANLAAAEARLQQLFSGPREAERIQAQAALSNAEAARQQAQAAYDQVAWRSDVGTLAESRQLQEATNNYEAAQARYDALFADPDADDAAAVRAEIQQAQAALDGLQASATAGQIAEAEAQVRAAQAELDLLAAGARAESITVAQAVVAEAEAAVQRAEADLANSQLRAPFSGTISALEGNPGEMVLPGQTVLTVADLEHLQAETTDLSERDVGRVSVDKPATVFVKALNSQVPGRVLRIAPQASIIGGDVVYTVVIELDGQPADLRWGMSVDVEIHEE